In Ipomoea triloba cultivar NCNSP0323 chromosome 15, ASM357664v1, one genomic interval encodes:
- the LOC116005629 gene encoding non-specific lipid-transfer protein 2P-like, which translates to MTTLVVVFIMVTAMLELSMAQETCDVSDLSPCGPAVMIRSDPTTECCSILKELRPKCFCEYLKNPVYQMYEHNARQVFKDCGLHAPTC; encoded by the coding sequence ATGACGACACTAGTTGTCGTGTTCATAATGGTGACGGCCATGCTGGAGCTGAGCATGGCTCAGGAGACGTGCGACGTGAGCGATCTGAGCCCATGCGGGCCGGCGGTCATGATTCGGTCGGACCCGACAACTGAATGTTGCAGTATTCTGAAGGAGCTGAGGCCCAAGTGCTTTTGCGAGTACCTTAAAAATCCCGTCTATCAAATGTATGAGCATAATGCTAGACAAGTTTTTAAGGATTGTGGTTTGCATGCTCCTACctgt